From the Scatophagus argus isolate fScaArg1 chromosome 21, fScaArg1.pri, whole genome shotgun sequence genome, one window contains:
- the LOC124052632 gene encoding coagulation factor XI-like encodes MATNFILVGLLCLCGLSQSHDCKRELLVNVDFPGTDIVSLFSPDAEHCQQLCTQHSSCLFFSFLRHDWTGDNRQFYCYLKSTSSGNPNVETPLLGITSGFSLKACNPDPQPCLSQVYHHVNFPGEDYRTLFTADYEECQKACTSDPACQFFTFLDENFTTANIRYKCHLKFSWSIPRIPIIKPVPVIVSGFSQQIQMPQNHYPACEVKLFPNSDFAIGNVDVLPATSPEHCQTFCSAHPLCTYFTYISHNFNCYLKNNAATLVLKAVKGYTSGLPAHFCQPDNDWIKKTYVGLDFPYSDIRYFPTNDVEGCQRACTEDNNCQFYSYITNINRCYLKRVITMPAPPRVVQEANTVSGFSLRDCYKEIVPTIPVNKH; translated from the exons atggcaacaaatttcattttagtgggtctgctctgcctctgtggCCTCTCCCAAAGTCATG ATTGTAAGCGGGAACTTCTGGTGAATGTGGATTTTCCAGGAACAGACATAGtatctctcttctctcctgatGCTGAGCACTGTCAGCAGCTGTGCACCCAGCactcctcctgtctcttcttCAGCTTTCTTCGGCACGACTGGACTGGAGACAACAG ACAGTTCTACTGCTACTTGAAGTCCACTTCTTCTGGAAATCCCAATGTCGAGACCCCACTACTGGGTATCACCTCTGGGTTTTCTCTCAAAGCCTGCAACCCTGATCCAC AGCCTTGCCTGTCTCAGGTGTATCACCATGTGAACTTCCCGGGAGAAGACTACCGAACCTTGTTCACAGCAGACTATGAGGAGTGTCAGAAAGCCTGTACAAGTGATCCTGCCTGTCAGTTTTTTACCTTTCTTGATGAGAACTtcacaacagcaaacattaG GTATAAGTGCCATCTTAAATTCAGCTGGTCAATACCAAGGATACCTATCATAAAACCAGTTCCTGTCATTGTATCTGGATTCTCCCAACAAATACAAATGCCTCAAAACCATTACCCAG CATGTGAAGTCAAGCTTTTTCCAAATTCTGACTTCGCAATTGGCAACGTTGACGTTCTCCCCGCTACCTCTCCTGAACACTGTCAGACATTCTGCTCTGCTCATCCTCTCTGCACCTACTTCACTTACATCAG tcataaCTTTAACTGTTACCTAAAGAATAATGCAGCCACACTGGTCCTCAAAGCTGTGAAAGGATACACATCTGGATTACCAGCACACTTCTGTCAACCAGATAACG ACTGGATTAAAAAGACTTACGTAGGATTAGATTTTCCATATTCTGACATTCGCTATTTCCCGACGAATGACGTTGAGGGATGCCAGAGAGCCTGCACTGAAGATAACAACTGCCAGTTCTACAGCTACATCACTAACAT CAATCGCTGCTATCTGAAGCGTGTCATCACCATGCCTGCTCCTCCTCGTGTTGTCCAAGAGGCCAATACCGTGTCTGGCTTTTCCCTGAGGGACTGTTACAAAGAGATTGTTCCAACAATTCCAGTAAACAAGCACTGA